One Acidimicrobiales bacterium genomic window, ACGCCCTGGGGCTCGACTGGGTGTCGGTGGCGTTCGCGGTGCGGGCCGGCGCGGCGGCCGACGCCCTGACCGGGATGCGGGCCCTGGGACTGGCCGGGCTGTCGGTGACGATGCCCCACAAGCAGGACGCCTTCCGGTGCGTGGACACCGCCAGTGACGTGGCCCGGCGCCTCGGGGCCGTCAATTGCGTGACCCTGCGCGACGGCGAGCTGCTGGGGGACTCCACCGACGGCGAGGGTTTCCTGACGGCCCTGCGGCGCGCCGTGGGGTTCGAGCCGAGTGGTCGGCGCTGCCTGGTGATCGGGGCCGGCGGCGCGGCGCGGGCCGTCGTCCTGGCGCTATCGGAGGCGGGGGCGTCCGACGTGGCGGTCGTCAACCGGACGGCGTCACGTGCCGAGGCGGCGGCGGCGCTCGCCGGCCGGGTGGGACGGGTGGGAACCCATGCGGACGTGGCGGACGCCGAGCTGGTGGTGCAGGCCACGCCGGTAGGGATGGCGGCGCGGGCGGGCGCCGACGGTGACGCGCTGCCAGTGGACCCCGGCGCACTGCACCCCGGCCAGGTGGTCGCCGACCTCGTCTACCTGCCGGCCGAGACGCCGATCCTGCGGGAAGCCGCGGCGCGCGGGGCCACACCCGTCGGCGGCCTCGGGATGCTGGTCCATCAGGCGGCGCTGGCGCTCGAGCTGTGGACCGGGCGCGCCGTGCCGGTCGACGCCATGTGGTCGGTGGCCGAGGCGCGGCTGTCCGGGGACGACAGCGGTCTGGGCGAGGGCTTCGTGAGGCCACGACGGCCGAGCGCTCCGCGGGGGGCGTCCCCCGTGGAGCGCCCCGTCAGGGACCCGTGACGGTGATGGCACTCACCTCGACGTGAGCCGTGAAGGCGGGGTACGTCCCGGGACCGGTCTGCAGGTCGTTGCTGGCGCGCACGCCGATGGGCCCGGGCACCTGGGGACCGAGGTTGCCGGGGTCGCTGCCCGTCAGCATCCACGAGCTCGGTTCGGGCGAGCCCACCTTCCACACCTTGGAGGCGAATGTCGTCGGGAAGGCGCCGGCGACGTGCACCATCACGTGGTACGCGTAGGGCCCGCCACCGGGATAGTCCTGCACGGGGTCGATCCCGGTGTTCTGCTCGATGGTCCAGTTGGACGGTGCACCCTTGCCCGCGGCGTTCTGCGTGCGCAGCCACAGCCGGCGCGTGCCGGCGTCCCACACGATGCCTATCCGGTAGTAGCCCGTCGCCGACGAGTTCTGGTACCGGGCCACGAGGTACGCCACCACCCCGCCGTACTTCGGGCCGATGGTGCTGATGTTCTCCATGAAGGTGACGTCGAAGCTCCCGGTGTAGTCGCGCACCGACGTCTGGGGGAGCGTGAGGATCTGCTCGGCGCTCAGGTAGTTCCCGGCCGGGATGGCGAAGACCCCCGCCGAGCCGTTGACCGACAGCTCGCTCGGCGTCCCCTTCACCTCGGTCCATGGGCCGCCGATCAGGGCGCTGCCCCAGCCGCCGCTCACCGTGCGCCCGAAGTAGTCGGAGGCGTACGGGACGGTGCAGGCCGCCGTCAGCAGGGCGACGGACGCCAGCACGGCGCCGAGGGCTGCGACCCCGGAAAGCCGCCGTCGGCGCTCCCGCCCACGCAGATCGCGGCCCATGCACCCCCTGGTACCCACGGCAGCCCCCCCCGAGAACCCCCCTGACAACAGCCCGAATCTACAGGCACCGGCGGTCCTAGGCGGCGCGCCCCCCGGTCGGGCCGGGAATCCGGTCGGCGGAGGTCAGCGTGCCCACAACGTGCGCCCCAACAGCTCGAAGAGGTCGTCGTTGAAGGGCGAGAAGTGCGCTCGCAGCATGTCGACCACGGGCGTGTCGTCGGCGGACCTCGGGGCTTCGTTGGTCGCCGGGAAGCCGGCGTGCTGCGGCGGCAGTCCCAACCACTGGAGCACCCGGGCCGGGCCCGGCGCGCTCCACAGCTCCTCGCTCGCCATGACCAGGATGCGCTCCCGGTCGACGACGGCGAACCACCGCCGGAGCTGCTCGGCGTAGTGGCCCCGGGTCTTGTAGGAGAAATTGCGGTAGGCGGCGCTCTCCCGGCCGGCGAGCACGAGCGCTTCCTGGCCGGCGAGGCGCTCGTCCTCGAGCGCCAGGGCGACGTCGAGGGGCTCGGTCTCGGCATGGATGCGCCGGGAGTGCCAGTAGTGCGAGATGGCCCGCTGGACCGGGTCGCGCAGGAGGGCGACGAAGCGCGTCGACTCGGGGAGGTCCGCGGCGGCGCGTGCCGGGGCGAGGGGGTGCAACAGCAGGTACGGCGTGGCTTCGAGGGACAGGCGCCCCCGGCCGGTGATGGGGAAATGCGCGCGGTACCAGCGCTCGCCGTTGTCGTAGAAGCGGTCGAAGTAGTGCACCTCCTTGGTGGTGGCGGGCGCCACCGACGGGTGGTCCGCCAGCCAGGTGAACAGCGAGGTCGTCCCGCCCCGCTGCGTGCCGATGATCACGACGTCGGGAAGGGGCCGGAGTGAGGCGGTGGCGAGGCGCCATGCCGCGACGGCGCGTCCGCGCACCGGGCTCCTCGGCAGGCCTCGCACCTCACGCCGCGCCGGGCCCGGCGCTCCTCGGTCCGCCATCGAGGCCCGGGGCGCCTACGTGTCCGCCGGGTCGGGCCCGTCGCCGGTCGTCGTGATGGGCGCGGCGGCGCCCACGGCACCGGCGTCGGCGTAGACCCCGGCGTCGTGCAGGCGTTGCACGATCATCTCGCGCAGGGCCCGGGCGACGCCGTCGCGCTGGGACGTGGGGGTGCGCACCGACACCCGGCAGGTGAAGGTGTCCGCATCGGCGGCGACCACACCCCACAGCCGGGGCGTCTCGAGGCACGACGCCGCGAAGCGGGGGTCACCCGCCACCGCCTCGGCGGCGGCGCGCACGGTGCCGAGCACCTCCTCGGCGTCGGCACGGGCGTGCACCGGGACGTCCACGGTGGCCAGCGCCCAGCCGCGCGAGGAGTTGGCCAGCTTGCGGATCTCGCCGTTCGGCACGAACCACACGGTGCCGTCGTAGGAGCGCAGGCGCGTGACGCGCAGCGTGAGGTCTTCGACGGTCCCCGTCGTGTCGCCCACCATGACGGTGTCGCCGATGTCGAACTGGCCCTCCACGGTCAGGAGGAACCCGGCCAGCAGGTCCCGCACCATGCTCTGGGCACCGAACCCCAGCGTGGCGCCGATCACCGTGGCCCCCGCCAGCAGGGGTGCCAGGTTGAGCCCGATCGTCCCGAGAGCGACGAAGAACGCCACGGCGCCGATCACCCCGCGCCAGACGTTGGCGACCAGCCCGGTGAGCGTGGCGGCGCGGGCCTCGGCCCGGGGCGAGTCGGACCGGGAGACGGCCTTGCGGGCGGCCGCGCCGATCCAGCGCCGGATCACCCGGTTGCCGAACCAGCCGACGAGCGAGGCCACCAGGACGATCACGACCACGGTGACGGGCTTGATCACCACCCCCTGCCAGTGGGACGCCGTCGTGGGGTCCACGCCCGCCCAGCGCAGGACCTGGTACAGCCAGCCCTGGTCGACCGCCGGCGATGTGGCGCCACTGAGCACGACCGGTATTCTGGTCCGTCGGAGCCACCTGGTTGAGCACCTCTGCATCCCACAGCCCCAATGCCGGTCGGCCGCTGGCCCTGCGGGTCGACGTCGCGCTCATCCTGACCACCCTGCTCGTGGCGTGCCTGGGCGTCGTGCTCGTGTACTCGGCCACCCGGTCCAAGCTGGCGCTGGCGGGGATCAACCCCCACTACTTCCTCACCCGGCAGGCCGCCTACGTGGTGGTGGGCGGCGCGGTGATGATCGTCCTGGCGGTGCTCGACTACCGCTGGCTGGAGCACGCCAGCGCCGTGCTGTACGTCGTCATGATCCTCGCCCTGCTGGCCATGTTCGCCGGGATCGGGACGAGCGCCCTCGGCGCCACCCGCTGGGTGCAGCTGGGGCCGATCCAGATCCAGCCGTCGGCGTTCGCCACCCTGGTGCTCATCGTGACCGTCGCCACGTTCTGCGCGCGACGACCCGACGGCCTGGACCGCACCGACCTGCTGAAGGTCCTGGCGCTCGCCGCGCTCCCCATCCTGCTGGTCGTGAAGCAGCCGGACCTCGGCAGCGGCATCGTCATGTGCGTCGTGCTGCTCGTGATGCTCGTGATCGCCGGCATCCCCAACCGCTACCTGATGTTGCTCGTCCTGCTCGTGGTGGTGGGGGCGTTCGCGGTGGTGCACTTCAAGCTTCTGAAGAGCTACCAGCTCGGCCGCCTCACCGCCTTGTTCCAGCACGGCCAGAACCTCCAGAGCACGGGCTACAACGTGAGCCAGTCCGTGGCCGCCATCGGCTCGGGGGGCC contains:
- a CDS encoding mechanosensitive ion channel family protein, coding for MLSGATSPAVDQGWLYQVLRWAGVDPTTASHWQGVVIKPVTVVVIVLVASLVGWFGNRVIRRWIGAAARKAVSRSDSPRAEARAATLTGLVANVWRGVIGAVAFFVALGTIGLNLAPLLAGATVIGATLGFGAQSMVRDLLAGFLLTVEGQFDIGDTVMVGDTTGTVEDLTLRVTRLRSYDGTVWFVPNGEIRKLANSSRGWALATVDVPVHARADAEEVLGTVRAAAEAVAGDPRFAASCLETPRLWGVVAADADTFTCRVSVRTPTSQRDGVARALREMIVQRLHDAGVYADAGAVGAAAPITTTGDGPDPADT
- a CDS encoding sulfotransferase domain-containing protein yields the protein MRGRAVAAWRLATASLRPLPDVVIIGTQRGGTTSLFTWLADHPSVAPATTKEVHYFDRFYDNGERWYRAHFPITGRGRLSLEATPYLLLHPLAPARAAADLPESTRFVALLRDPVQRAISHYWHSRRIHAETEPLDVALALEDERLAGQEALVLAGRESAAYRNFSYKTRGHYAEQLRRWFAVVDRERILVMASEELWSAPGPARVLQWLGLPPQHAGFPATNEAPRSADDTPVVDMLRAHFSPFNDDLFELLGRTLWAR
- the rodA gene encoding rod shape-determining protein RodA, whose translation is MSTSASHSPNAGRPLALRVDVALILTTLLVACLGVVLVYSATRSKLALAGINPHYFLTRQAAYVVVGGAVMIVLAVLDYRWLEHASAVLYVVMILALLAMFAGIGTSALGATRWVQLGPIQIQPSAFATLVLIVTVATFCARRPDGLDRTDLLKVLALAALPILLVVKQPDLGSGIVMCVVLLVMLVIAGIPNRYLMLLVLLVVVGAFAVVHFKLLKSYQLGRLTALFQHGQNLQSTGYNVSQSVAAIGSGGLFGTGLFHGSQTNLAYVPEQQTDFIFSAVGEQLGFVGAAGVLALLGVLSWRVLRSAQLARDPFGRLLATGCFTLIAFSVFENAGMAMQIMPVAGIPLPFLSYGGSATVAFFSAVGIALSVQLRASSR
- the aroE gene encoding shikimate dehydrogenase, giving the protein MGVIGDPVSHSMSPLLHNAAFDALGLDWVSVAFAVRAGAAADALTGMRALGLAGLSVTMPHKQDAFRCVDTASDVARRLGAVNCVTLRDGELLGDSTDGEGFLTALRRAVGFEPSGRRCLVIGAGGAARAVVLALSEAGASDVAVVNRTASRAEAAAALAGRVGRVGTHADVADAELVVQATPVGMAARAGADGDALPVDPGALHPGQVVADLVYLPAETPILREAAARGATPVGGLGMLVHQAALALELWTGRAVPVDAMWSVAEARLSGDDSGLGEGFVRPRRPSAPRGASPVERPVRDP